Proteins from a single region of Dictyoglomus sp. NZ13-RE01:
- a CDS encoding DUF4914 domain-containing protein, producing the protein MVKEEIEYFIVPKEVEEILHSCKSIFIPEKREEFFDLATGWKDNLYYEVKYFVPGKGEVVEATVTRCKNGIVVNYPDVYMRRRDPDSMVIGDEGDTDKPTFKERFGEDFDVLRQKTFDWLKEQDLIVMPFMAGGEDLGYEALLISPLNAAFFAGGLADIQGFIPRSKLRPGFKPIAIIYLAPPFRHTHFDGKQIVVHNRINGLHEIFSYNLYPGPSAKKGVYGFLITIGEIEGWVSAHASTVKIITPYDNVLVIMHEGASGGGKSEMTQQMHREKDNRVLLGTNIVTGEKYYIEIQESCEIHPVTDDIALCHPKLQTGRGKMVVKDAEQGWFVRLDNITQYGTDPQLERLCIHPPEPLIFLNLEAHPGATALIWEHIMDEPGKPCPNPRVIIPRRFISNIVNEPVEVDVRSFGLRTPPCTKEKPSYGIVGLFHVLPPALAWLWRLVSPRGYANPSITDTDAMSSEGVGSYWPFATGKMVKQANLLLEQILEYRNTQYILVPNQHIGAYKVGFMPQWIVREYLAKRGSARLRPEQLKPARCALLGFALEVVKVEGHYIPKAFLQVDQQPEVGIEAYDKGAEILKNFFKNELKKFISLDLDPLGKQIIECCLDDGTLEDYINLIPPRR; encoded by the coding sequence ATGGTGAAGGAGGAGATAGAATATTTTATAGTACCAAAAGAAGTTGAGGAAATTCTGCATTCTTGTAAAAGTATCTTTATACCTGAAAAAAGGGAAGAGTTTTTTGATCTCGCTACTGGTTGGAAAGACAACCTTTATTATGAGGTTAAATATTTTGTTCCAGGTAAAGGAGAAGTAGTTGAAGCAACGGTTACCCGTTGTAAGAACGGTATAGTAGTAAACTATCCAGATGTTTATATGAGAAGAAGAGACCCTGATAGCATGGTTATAGGAGATGAGGGAGATACTGATAAGCCAACCTTTAAAGAGAGATTTGGGGAAGATTTTGATGTATTACGCCAGAAAACCTTTGACTGGTTAAAAGAACAGGACTTAATAGTAATGCCTTTTATGGCAGGAGGGGAAGATTTAGGCTATGAAGCACTCTTGATATCCCCATTAAATGCAGCATTTTTTGCTGGTGGACTTGCTGATATCCAAGGTTTTATACCAAGAAGTAAGCTAAGGCCAGGTTTTAAACCAATAGCTATAATTTACCTTGCACCCCCCTTTAGACATACCCATTTTGATGGTAAACAGATTGTTGTTCATAATAGAATAAACGGTCTCCATGAGATTTTCTCTTATAATTTATATCCAGGACCCAGTGCTAAAAAGGGTGTATATGGTTTTCTCATTACCATAGGAGAGATCGAAGGTTGGGTCAGTGCCCATGCTTCTACAGTAAAGATAATTACTCCTTACGATAATGTTCTTGTCATAATGCATGAAGGAGCAAGTGGTGGTGGAAAAAGTGAAATGACCCAACAAATGCACAGAGAAAAAGACAATAGAGTCCTATTAGGAACAAATATTGTTACAGGAGAAAAATATTATATTGAGATACAGGAATCTTGTGAAATCCACCCAGTAACAGATGATATTGCCCTTTGCCATCCTAAATTACAAACGGGAAGAGGTAAAATGGTAGTAAAGGATGCAGAACAAGGATGGTTCGTAAGATTGGATAATATAACACAATATGGAACAGACCCACAGTTAGAGAGGCTCTGTATTCATCCACCGGAGCCTTTGATCTTTCTAAATTTAGAGGCACATCCAGGCGCAACTGCATTGATATGGGAACACATCATGGACGAGCCTGGAAAACCATGTCCAAATCCAAGGGTCATCATTCCTCGTAGATTCATATCAAACATTGTAAACGAGCCTGTAGAAGTAGATGTAAGAAGCTTTGGATTAAGAACTCCGCCATGTACAAAAGAGAAACCTTCTTATGGAATAGTTGGGCTATTCCATGTTCTTCCTCCTGCCTTAGCTTGGCTATGGAGGCTTGTAAGTCCACGAGGTTATGCAAATCCCAGCATAACTGATACTGACGCTATGAGTAGTGAAGGGGTAGGCTCATACTGGCCCTTTGCTACAGGGAAAATGGTAAAACAAGCAAATTTACTACTTGAGCAAATATTAGAATATAGAAATACCCAATACATACTTGTTCCCAATCAACATATAGGTGCTTATAAGGTTGGATTCATGCCTCAATGGATAGTTAGGGAATATTTGGCAAAAAGAGGAAGTGCAAGACTTAGACCAGAACAGTTAAAGCCTGCTCGTTGTGCTCTTCTTGGCTTTGCCCTGGAAGTTGTAAAGGTTGAAGGACATTACATTCCAAAAGCCTTTTTACAAGTTGATCAACAACCTGAAGTAGGGATAGAAGCATATGACAAAGGGGCAGAGATACTAAAGAACTTCTTTAAAAACGAGCTTAAAAAATTCATCTCTTTGGATCTTGATCCTCTTGGTAAGCAAATAATCGAGTGTTGTTTAGATGATGGTACATTAGAAGATTACATAAATTTGATACCACCAAGAAGATGA
- a CDS encoding inositol monophosphatase — protein MREEIKVIEKIVKEAGKILLNYFYEEKEVRFKSTSNPVTKIDKLSEEKLIEGLEKYFPGYTILTEESGFIDKGSDYKWIIDPLDGTINYIHNFPFFSISIALIKKDEIILGVVYDPLRDEFFSAYRKEGAHLNFEKIYVSSVDKISNALLAFGLPYHLTLDDENFQPFIDFSKRCQSIRRAGSSALELAYIASGRLDGYWCKELNLWDIAGGIILVEEAGGKVTDYQGKKIIQEKTSIIATNGLIHEEVRNIINRVRL, from the coding sequence ATGAGAGAAGAAATAAAGGTTATAGAAAAAATTGTTAAAGAAGCTGGAAAGATTCTTCTTAATTATTTCTACGAAGAAAAAGAGGTGAGATTCAAAAGTACATCTAATCCAGTAACAAAAATAGATAAACTATCGGAGGAAAAATTAATTGAAGGGTTAGAGAAATACTTTCCAGGATACACAATTTTAACAGAAGAATCAGGATTCATCGATAAAGGTTCTGATTATAAGTGGATTATAGATCCTTTAGATGGGACAATAAATTATATTCATAATTTCCCCTTTTTCTCTATAAGCATTGCCTTAATAAAGAAGGATGAAATAATTTTAGGTGTAGTATATGATCCTTTAAGAGATGAATTCTTTTCTGCTTATAGGAAAGAAGGAGCCCATCTAAATTTTGAAAAAATTTATGTGTCTTCAGTAGACAAAATAAGTAATGCTTTACTTGCTTTTGGACTTCCATATCACCTCACCTTAGATGACGAAAATTTTCAGCCATTTATAGATTTTTCAAAAAGATGCCAAAGTATAAGAAGAGCAGGATCTTCTGCCTTAGAACTTGCATATATAGCCTCTGGAAGGTTGGATGGATATTGGTGTAAAGAGCTAAATTTATGGGATATTGCAGGCGGAATAATTCTTGTAGAGGAAGCAGGGGGAAAAGTTACTGACTATCAAGGAAAGAAAATAATTCAGGAAAAGACAAGTATCATAGCAACAAATGGTTTAATACATGAGGAAGTTAGGAATATAATAAATAGGGTGCGCCTGTAG
- a CDS encoding 4-alpha-glucanotransferase: MSKKAYFAIGLHNHQPVGNFDFVMERAYNLCYKPLIDFFINNPDFIFSMHFSGYLFLWLEKNHPEYISSLKTLANRGQIEFLSGGFYEPILSIIPNEDKILQINKMNKYIWNKFGQKPRGLWMAERVWEPHLVKYLSMAEIEYIVLDDAHFLSTGLFPENLFGYYIMEEQGYTLKVFPINMKLRYLIPFHYPDEIINYIKNATSTSEDKLAIYFDDGEKFGLWPDTYKTVYEDRWLDNFWQALKENSKEIGLVHYGDYINKFPPLGRIYLPTASYREMMEWVLFPEAQKVLEELTNEVKEQGKWDKYSPFIRGGFFRNFLSKYDESNHMHKRMLYVRNKIKNIEDNEKRELAIEEILMAQANDAYWHGIFGGLYLPHLRSAIYSHIIKAESFIDSDEISIKNIDFDCDGREEIILESKYFNLYFAPNLGGGVLEWDYKPASFNLTDTLTRRKEAYHDKLFHIKDEEGKGKTIHERWAVKEEGLENLLFYDSHRRISFKEYFFDTVPSIISFWHGKEKPLFTSLDVPFTWNIDKNKDYAVLTFSGEKDGIKLVKSFIVDNNKKDLEVFYSLENNASQSREFVFAWEIVLNFLAGEHEDYYFQVDGEKYLLRTVGEKEIDFWQIKTPILNLDCSLDRKTLWYRYPVETVSLSEEGFERVYQGSSLIHLYNVYLSPNEKFVVRVKFTVY, translated from the coding sequence ATGAGTAAAAAGGCTTATTTTGCCATTGGACTACATAATCATCAACCTGTAGGAAATTTTGATTTTGTAATGGAACGAGCTTATAACTTATGTTATAAACCCTTAATTGACTTTTTTATTAACAATCCCGATTTTATTTTCAGTATGCATTTTTCAGGTTATTTGTTCCTTTGGCTTGAAAAGAACCATCCAGAATATATTTCCTCTTTAAAAACTCTTGCAAATAGGGGACAGATTGAGTTCTTATCTGGAGGTTTTTATGAGCCCATTTTGTCAATTATTCCCAATGAGGATAAGATTCTCCAAATAAATAAAATGAATAAATATATTTGGAATAAGTTTGGTCAAAAACCGAGAGGTCTTTGGATGGCGGAAAGGGTATGGGAGCCTCATTTAGTTAAATATTTGTCTATGGCAGAAATAGAATATATAGTATTGGATGATGCCCATTTTCTATCCACAGGTTTGTTCCCTGAGAATTTGTTTGGTTATTATATAATGGAGGAGCAAGGATACACATTAAAAGTTTTCCCCATTAATATGAAGCTCAGATATCTTATACCCTTTCACTATCCCGATGAGATTATAAATTATATAAAAAACGCTACCTCTACAAGTGAAGATAAATTGGCTATTTATTTTGATGATGGGGAGAAATTTGGGCTTTGGCCCGATACATATAAAACAGTCTATGAGGATCGATGGCTGGATAATTTTTGGCAGGCTTTGAAGGAAAATTCAAAAGAAATAGGTCTTGTCCATTATGGAGATTATATAAATAAGTTTCCCCCTCTTGGAAGGATTTATCTTCCTACCGCCTCTTACAGGGAGATGATGGAATGGGTTTTATTCCCAGAAGCTCAAAAAGTATTGGAAGAACTAACAAATGAGGTTAAAGAGCAAGGCAAGTGGGATAAGTATTCTCCCTTTATCAGGGGAGGATTTTTCAGGAACTTTTTATCAAAGTATGATGAATCAAATCACATGCATAAAAGGATGTTATATGTAAGAAATAAGATTAAGAATATAGAAGATAATGAGAAAAGAGAATTGGCAATAGAAGAAATTTTGATGGCTCAAGCTAATGATGCTTATTGGCATGGAATCTTTGGTGGGCTTTATCTTCCTCATCTAAGATCTGCCATTTACTCCCATATTATTAAAGCGGAAAGTTTTATAGATTCTGATGAGATTTCTATTAAAAATATTGATTTTGATTGTGATGGAAGGGAAGAGATAATTTTGGAATCAAAATATTTTAATTTGTATTTTGCTCCTAATTTAGGGGGAGGGGTTTTAGAGTGGGATTACAAACCTGCCTCTTTTAATTTGACCGATACACTTACAAGAAGGAAAGAAGCATATCATGATAAGTTATTCCATATAAAAGATGAAGAGGGTAAAGGAAAGACGATTCATGAGCGTTGGGCAGTGAAGGAAGAAGGTTTAGAAAATCTACTCTTTTACGATAGTCATAGGAGAATTTCCTTCAAAGAATACTTTTTCGATACTGTACCTTCTATTATTTCTTTTTGGCATGGGAAGGAGAAGCCTTTATTTACATCCCTGGATGTACCTTTTACATGGAATATTGATAAAAATAAAGATTATGCAGTTTTAACTTTTAGTGGAGAAAAGGATGGAATAAAATTAGTTAAGAGCTTTATAGTTGATAACAATAAAAAGGACTTGGAAGTATTTTATTCTTTAGAAAATAATGCTTCTCAGAGTAGAGAATTTGTATTTGCATGGGAGATAGTATTAAACTTTTTAGCAGGAGAACATGAGGATTACTACTTCCAAGTGGATGGAGAAAAGTATTTGTTGAGGACGGTAGGAGAAAAGGAAATAGATTTTTGGCAAATAAAGACTCCCATATTAAATTTGGACTGTAGTTTAGATAGAAAGACCCTTTGGTATAGATATCCAGTGGAGACGGTTTCTCTTTCAGAGGAAGGTTTTGAAAGGGTATACCAAGGAAGCTCTCTTATTCATTTGTATAATGTTTATCTAAGCCCCAATGAAAAGTTTGTTGTAAGAGTGAAATTTACTGTCTATTAA
- a CDS encoding glycoside hydrolase family 57 has translation MVNMYFNLVLHSHLPYVKKAGRWPFGEEWFFEAMLETYIPLSMVFYNLKNKGVDFHITLGVTPVLAEQLYDPYMIYETEKYIEERILLAEEDYENFKKEGRKEADLSRFYIEFYKNILKNFREKFSRNLLKFWGDLQREGNLEIITSSATHAYLPLLRRPSSIYAQIFTGKEAYKRHFKTEPKGIWLPECAYKPGLEKFLEELGLKYFFVDTHSILGGEALSYPDFKKVDIGRSILKPYYVADSNVVVFGRHERTSMQVWSAEWGYPGDGVYREFHKKAEKSGIQYWRIVSKSIDLGKKELYEPEVARNRALEHAKHFVGLLEEEGKENEGIITAMYDTELFGHWWFEGIIFLEKVFELINESKIVKSISPSKYLELYSPKEKINIPESSWGRGGKHEVWLNKDTEGLWEKIYEVEEKMEEIAMIDANSLWEEKVLKQMAREKLLLESSDWPFLITTGQARDYGYNRFYQHLDHFNKLLGLLKIKEPKVEEFSILKSLEEKDSLFPYIDYRIFRRR, from the coding sequence ATGGTAAACATGTATTTTAATTTAGTTCTTCACTCTCATCTGCCATATGTTAAGAAAGCTGGAAGATGGCCCTTTGGAGAAGAATGGTTTTTTGAAGCAATGTTAGAGACTTATATTCCTCTCTCAATGGTATTTTATAACCTTAAAAACAAAGGAGTTGATTTTCATATTACATTGGGGGTTACGCCTGTACTTGCAGAGCAATTATATGATCCTTACATGATATATGAAACAGAAAAGTATATTGAGGAGAGGATATTATTAGCAGAAGAAGATTATGAAAATTTTAAGAAAGAGGGAAGAAAAGAAGCGGATTTATCAAGATTCTACATAGAATTTTATAAAAACATATTAAAAAACTTTAGGGAAAAATTCTCCAGGAATTTATTAAAATTTTGGGGAGACTTACAAAGAGAGGGCAACTTAGAGATAATTACAAGTTCTGCCACCCATGCTTATCTGCCACTATTAAGAAGACCTTCATCAATTTATGCACAGATTTTTACTGGAAAGGAAGCTTACAAAAGACATTTTAAGACAGAACCTAAAGGTATTTGGTTACCAGAGTGTGCATACAAACCTGGATTAGAGAAGTTCCTTGAGGAATTAGGTTTGAAATATTTCTTCGTAGATACACACTCTATTTTAGGGGGAGAAGCACTGAGCTATCCTGACTTTAAGAAGGTTGATATTGGAAGATCCATACTAAAACCATATTATGTAGCAGATAGTAATGTGGTAGTGTTTGGTAGGCATGAAAGAACAAGTATGCAAGTTTGGTCTGCAGAATGGGGATATCCTGGGGATGGGGTCTATAGAGAGTTCCATAAGAAGGCAGAAAAGTCAGGCATACAGTATTGGAGAATTGTATCAAAGAGTATAGATTTAGGTAAAAAGGAGCTTTACGAGCCCGAGGTGGCAAGAAATAGAGCCTTAGAACATGCAAAACATTTTGTTGGTTTATTGGAGGAAGAAGGAAAGGAAAATGAAGGTATAATAACTGCAATGTATGATACGGAACTTTTTGGGCATTGGTGGTTTGAAGGGATCATTTTCTTGGAGAAGGTATTTGAGCTTATAAACGAGAGCAAAATTGTAAAAAGTATTTCTCCAAGCAAATATTTAGAATTATACTCTCCTAAGGAGAAGATAAATATACCAGAATCTTCTTGGGGTAGAGGAGGAAAGCACGAGGTTTGGTTAAATAAAGATACGGAAGGATTGTGGGAAAAAATATATGAGGTAGAGGAGAAAATGGAAGAAATAGCCATGATAGATGCAAATTCTTTATGGGAGGAGAAAGTTTTAAAGCAGATGGCAAGAGAGAAACTTCTCTTAGAAAGTAGTGACTGGCCTTTTCTAATAACTACTGGACAAGCAAGAGATTATGGATATAATAGATTCTATCAACATCTTGATCATTTTAATAAGCTTTTAGGGCTTTTAAAAATTAAAGAGCCTAAAGTCGAAGAATTTTCTATATTGAAAAGTTTAGAGGAAAAAGATTCTTTATTCCCTTATATAGATTACAGGATTTTTAGAAGGAGGTAG
- a CDS encoding glycerol-3-phosphate ABC transporter ATP-binding protein, which translates to MADVKLEGVTKKFGDVVAVNNVNLDIQDKEFIVLVGPSGCGKTTTLRMIAGLEEVTEGKIYIGGRLVNDVPPKDRDIAMVFQNYALYPHMTVYDNMAFGLKLRKFPKDEIDRRVKAAAEMLGIENLLKRKPKELSGGQRQRVALGRAIVREPKVFLMDEPLSNLDAKLRVQMRAELKKLQRSLGVTTIYVTHDQTEAMTMGDRIVVMKDGVVQQVDDPLTVYEKPNNVFVAGFIGSPPMNFIDAELDSNAKFLNLGSIKLGIPQDMQSFVADKAKSYLGKKVILGVRPEHIYDVNLIKTEDIILEDVAEMRIEVLEPMGTEVYLYLVEGPVSVVARVGSETKARMGERVRVMFDLRKMHLFDPVTQMAII; encoded by the coding sequence ATGGCGGATGTAAAACTTGAAGGTGTAACTAAAAAGTTTGGAGATGTAGTTGCAGTCAATAATGTAAATCTTGATATCCAAGATAAAGAGTTTATTGTTCTTGTTGGTCCATCTGGTTGTGGGAAGACCACAACTCTTAGAATGATTGCAGGCTTAGAAGAGGTTACTGAAGGTAAAATTTATATTGGCGGAAGATTGGTCAATGATGTCCCCCCAAAGGATCGCGATATTGCAATGGTATTCCAAAATTACGCTCTCTATCCCCATATGACAGTTTACGACAATATGGCTTTTGGCTTAAAGCTTAGAAAGTTCCCAAAAGACGAGATTGATAGAAGAGTTAAAGCTGCAGCAGAGATGTTAGGAATCGAAAACCTTCTTAAGAGAAAGCCAAAAGAGCTCTCTGGTGGTCAGAGACAAAGAGTAGCTCTTGGTCGTGCTATTGTAAGAGAGCCAAAAGTCTTCTTAATGGATGAGCCTCTTTCTAACTTAGACGCAAAATTGAGAGTGCAAATGAGGGCAGAATTGAAAAAATTACAAAGAAGCCTTGGAGTTACCACAATATACGTAACCCACGACCAAACCGAAGCAATGACCATGGGAGATAGAATTGTGGTGATGAAGGATGGAGTTGTACAACAGGTAGACGATCCTCTAACAGTATATGAGAAGCCCAACAATGTATTTGTAGCAGGTTTTATTGGTAGTCCTCCTATGAATTTTATAGATGCAGAATTGGATAGCAATGCAAAATTCCTGAATTTAGGAAGTATAAAGCTTGGAATTCCACAAGATATGCAAAGTTTTGTGGCAGATAAAGCCAAGAGTTATTTAGGAAAGAAAGTAATTCTTGGGGTTAGACCCGAGCATATTTATGATGTTAATCTTATAAAGACTGAGGATATTATATTAGAGGACGTTGCAGAAATGAGAATAGAAGTTTTGGAGCCAATGGGAACAGAAGTTTACCTTTATCTTGTAGAGGGACCTGTGAGTGTAGTGGCAAGAGTGGGCTCCGAAACAAAAGCAAGGATGGGAGAAAGAGTAAGAGTAATGTTTGATTTAAGAAAGATGCATCTCTTTGATCCAGTAACTCAGATGGCTATAATCTAA
- a CDS encoding peptidoglycan-binding protein LysM, translating to MKRFFRELIIYIFSFLIVFFLATQLFSIEKVPNVVVKREESIVPEKKTEISPPPEKPKQEITQTETVKQKSESETYTQIVYEVKVGDTIIGIGQKFSINWRELARINNLKDPNKLYVGQKLIIPVKKD from the coding sequence ATGAAAAGATTTTTTAGGGAACTTATAATTTATATTTTTAGTTTCTTAATTGTTTTTTTCCTTGCAACACAGCTTTTTTCTATTGAAAAGGTTCCTAATGTAGTTGTGAAGAGAGAAGAAAGTATAGTTCCTGAAAAGAAAACAGAAATTAGTCCGCCTCCTGAAAAGCCGAAACAGGAAATTACACAAACGGAGACAGTAAAACAAAAGAGTGAATCTGAAACTTACACACAAATTGTATATGAAGTAAAAGTTGGAGATACAATTATAGGAATCGGTCAAAAATTTTCTATTAATTGGAGAGAATTGGCAAGAATTAATAATTTGAAGGACCCAAATAAGCTTTATGTAGGTCAAAAATTAATTATTCCAGTAAAAAAAGATTAA
- a CDS encoding calcium-translocating P-type ATPase, PMCA-type: MKSWHTLSIEEVAEELNTDIEKGLSKEEVARRQSLYGKNTLPEKPPATFLKVFLSQFKEFLTIILLVATFISLLLGEVKDAIAIFVIVIINALLGSIQEFKAEKTLSSIKALTNPSVKVIREGKIEEVLLEDLVPGDIVILEEGEKIPADIRFIETNNIQIDESILTGESIAVRKDASFVGSEDLDLGEQYNMGFKGTYIIAGKGLGIVVGTGENTALGRIAKLLSEMKEEPTPLQRELERLGKQISLLILSLVFILLIIGIVQGRNLLEMFMTSVSLAVAAIPEGLPTVITILLAIGVQEMARRKAVVRRLSAVEALGATTVICTDKTGTLTENKMELVKISTIDKSYNKKEFSESINDIFDILEISVLSSSVRRKEKEYLGDPLDIAIYRTAESLGILSQALDGKERIQEIPFDSKRKRVCIIYKDNKDSKYIVALKGAPEGILEKSKYIKIRNEIMPIDEDLRKKLTEIQINLAKDGLRVLAVAKRILDTLDVNNIEEDLIFLGFIAFLDPLREEVKEAIELCSQAGIKPIIVTGDYLWTARKIAKDLGIDIENRKAYQGEDLKEKNIFDRIDWDNVALFSRVLPEHKMEIVKRLKEKGEIVAMTGDGVNDAPALKTADIGVSMGNRGTEVAREASDLVLLDDSFATIVKAVEEGRRIFDNIRKVTYYLFSCNISEVFVVAVSVLLRFPLPLTPLELLWINLITDGFPALALGMEPAEEDLMKRKPRPINEGILTGRLWRRIIIDGLIMGFGSLLIFYWGLRTGDINFARTVAFSTLVFSQLFQALALSIRRAKSIKGLFSNMYLVSAFVFSFALQVLILYTEAGKKFFNLSSLSINDFILILIVSIIPLIKHLGEKIYEKIF; the protein is encoded by the coding sequence ATGAAAAGTTGGCATACTCTTTCCATTGAGGAAGTGGCAGAAGAGTTAAATACTGATATTGAAAAGGGACTTTCCAAAGAAGAAGTTGCAAGAAGACAAAGTTTATATGGGAAGAATACTCTTCCTGAGAAGCCTCCTGCTACTTTTTTAAAGGTTTTTCTAAGTCAGTTTAAAGAATTCCTTACAATAATTCTTCTTGTTGCAACTTTTATTTCTCTTCTATTAGGCGAAGTTAAAGATGCTATAGCCATTTTTGTCATAGTTATAATCAATGCTTTATTAGGTTCGATACAAGAATTTAAGGCTGAAAAAACCTTATCAAGCATTAAAGCTCTTACTAATCCAAGTGTGAAAGTAATTAGAGAGGGAAAGATAGAGGAAGTCTTGTTGGAAGATTTAGTACCAGGAGATATAGTGATTTTGGAGGAAGGGGAGAAAATCCCTGCAGATATAAGATTTATAGAGACAAATAACATCCAAATAGATGAATCTATTCTTACAGGAGAATCTATTGCAGTGAGAAAAGATGCAAGTTTTGTGGGAAGTGAAGATTTAGATTTAGGAGAACAGTACAATATGGGCTTTAAAGGAACTTATATAATAGCGGGAAAAGGATTAGGAATTGTTGTTGGGACTGGTGAAAACACAGCTCTTGGAAGGATAGCTAAGCTTTTATCAGAAATGAAAGAGGAACCTACTCCTCTTCAGCGAGAACTGGAAAGGTTGGGAAAACAGATATCTCTTTTAATATTATCCTTAGTTTTTATACTTTTAATAATTGGTATTGTACAAGGAAGAAATTTGCTTGAAATGTTTATGACCTCTGTAAGTTTGGCAGTTGCTGCTATCCCAGAAGGATTACCAACTGTTATTACCATACTTCTTGCCATAGGAGTTCAGGAGATGGCAAGAAGAAAAGCTGTAGTTAGAAGGCTCTCTGCTGTAGAGGCTCTTGGGGCTACTACTGTTATATGTACTGATAAAACAGGTACTTTGACAGAAAATAAAATGGAGCTTGTCAAGATAAGTACTATTGATAAATCCTATAATAAAAAGGAATTTTCAGAGAGCATTAATGATATCTTTGATATTTTAGAAATCAGTGTGCTTAGTAGTAGTGTAAGAAGGAAAGAGAAGGAATATTTAGGGGATCCTTTGGATATTGCAATTTATAGAACTGCGGAGTCCTTAGGTATATTATCTCAAGCTTTAGATGGTAAAGAAAGAATTCAGGAGATTCCCTTTGATTCTAAAAGAAAAAGAGTATGCATAATTTATAAGGATAACAAAGATAGTAAGTATATTGTAGCTTTAAAAGGAGCTCCTGAGGGTATATTAGAAAAGAGCAAGTATATTAAAATAAGAAATGAAATAATGCCAATTGATGAAGATTTGCGAAAAAAATTGACAGAGATTCAAATAAATTTAGCAAAAGATGGACTTAGGGTTTTAGCAGTAGCAAAAAGGATTCTTGATACTTTGGATGTTAATAATATTGAAGAAGATTTAATATTCTTAGGGTTTATTGCCTTCTTAGATCCATTAAGGGAAGAAGTAAAAGAAGCAATTGAACTTTGTTCTCAAGCTGGAATTAAGCCTATAATCGTTACGGGAGATTATCTATGGACTGCAAGGAAGATAGCTAAAGATTTAGGTATAGATATAGAGAATAGGAAGGCATATCAAGGGGAGGATTTAAAAGAAAAGAATATATTTGATAGGATTGATTGGGATAACGTAGCATTATTTTCTCGAGTACTTCCTGAACATAAAATGGAAATTGTTAAAAGATTGAAGGAAAAAGGAGAAATTGTGGCAATGACTGGAGATGGGGTAAATGATGCTCCAGCTTTAAAGACTGCGGATATAGGAGTAAGCATGGGAAATAGAGGAACCGAGGTAGCAAGAGAAGCATCAGATTTAGTTTTGCTTGATGATAGTTTTGCTACAATCGTAAAGGCAGTTGAGGAAGGTAGAAGGATCTTTGACAACATTAGGAAAGTAACTTACTATTTATTTTCTTGTAATATTAGTGAGGTTTTTGTTGTGGCGGTAAGTGTCTTATTGAGATTTCCTTTACCTCTAACCCCTTTGGAACTCTTATGGATAAACCTTATTACTGATGGTTTCCCTGCATTAGCGTTGGGAATGGAGCCTGCAGAAGAAGATTTAATGAAAAGAAAACCTCGTCCTATAAATGAGGGAATTCTTACAGGAAGACTATGGAGAAGAATTATAATTGATGGATTAATCATGGGATTTGGCTCTTTACTTATCTTCTATTGGGGATTAAGGACAGGTGATATCAATTTTGCAAGAACAGTTGCCTTTTCCACATTAGTTTTTTCTCAATTGTTCCAGGCTTTAGCTTTATCTATAAGGAGAGCAAAGTCAATTAAAGGACTTTTTAGTAATATGTATTTGGTTTCCGCCTTTGTTTTTTCCTTCGCCTTACAAGTGTTAATCCTCTATACTGAGGCTGGGAAAAAATTTTTTAACCTTAGTTCTCTTAGTATTAATGATTTCATATTAATTTTAATTGTCTCCATAATTCCTTTAATCAAACATCTGGGAGAGAAAATTTATGAAAAGATTTTTTAG
- a CDS encoding HNH endonuclease, giving the protein MKTLESKVLVLNSNYEPLDVCTVKRAISLIIQKKAEVVEQNSGIIVSPSTYFVIPSVIRLLYFVRRPRLELKLSRKGIFIRDNYTCQYCGKKGGEMTIDHVIPKRLGGKSVWENLVCACKECNKKKGDKTLEEAKMKLLREPKPPKYIPYFRLMKYLELEENEEWRKYFFMDS; this is encoded by the coding sequence ATGAAGACCTTAGAGAGCAAAGTCTTGGTTTTAAATAGCAATTATGAGCCCTTGGATGTATGTACTGTGAAGAGGGCTATATCCCTTATTATACAGAAAAAAGCGGAGGTTGTGGAGCAAAATAGTGGAATTATTGTTTCTCCGTCTACTTATTTTGTGATTCCTTCTGTGATTAGGCTCCTTTATTTTGTGAGAAGACCAAGATTAGAATTGAAACTATCAAGAAAGGGAATATTTATAAGGGATAATTATACATGTCAGTATTGTGGGAAAAAAGGTGGGGAAATGACTATTGATCATGTTATACCAAAAAGATTAGGCGGAAAATCGGTTTGGGAGAATTTAGTTTGTGCTTGTAAGGAATGTAATAAGAAAAAAGGAGATAAAACCTTGGAGGAGGCAAAAATGAAGCTTTTGAGGGAGCCTAAGCCTCCAAAGTATATTCCCTATTTTAGATTAATGAAATATTTGGAGTTAGAGGAAAATGAAGAGTGGCGTAAATATTTTTTCATGGATTCATAG